CCGTAGACGATGACGATGAAAGCGCCCGTGGGGCCGCCGATCTGCACCGAGTTGCCGCCGAATGCCGAGACCATGAAACCGCCTAAGATGGCGGTGATCAGACCCACGGCGGGGCTTACGCCCGATGCGATGGCAAATGCGATGGCAAGGGGGAGCGCCACGATGCCCACCACCACACCGGCGGTGAGGTCGGCCTGGAACTTCTGCCCGTTGTAATGCCGCAGAGCCGACCACAGCTTCGGCCGGAATTCAATTTTACCAGTTATTGACATAATACCTTAGAAAAATACCTTGGATAAAAAGGGAACCCTTATAAAGA
The Coriobacteriia bacterium DNA segment above includes these coding regions:
- a CDS encoding sodium-independent anion transporter, whose protein sequence is MSITGKIEFRPKLWSALRHYNGQKFQADLTAGVVVGIVALPLAIAFAIASGVSPAVGLITAILGGFMVSAFGGNSVQIGGPTGAFIVIVYG